The Theropithecus gelada isolate Dixy chromosome X, Tgel_1.0, whole genome shotgun sequence genome includes a window with the following:
- the MED12 gene encoding mediator of RNA polymerase II transcription subunit 12 isoform X5 — translation MAAFGILSYEHRPLKRPRLGPPDVYPQDPKQKEDELTALNVKQGFNNQPAVSGDEHGSAKNVSFNPAKISSNFSSIIAEKLRCNTLPDTGRRKPQVNQKDNFWLVTARSQSAINTWFTDLAGTKPLTQLAKKVPIFSKKEEVFGYLAKYTVPVMRAAWLIKMTCAYYAAISETKVKKRHVDPFMEWTQIITKYLWEQLQKMAEYYRPGPAGSGGCGSTIGPLPHDVEVAIRQWDYTEKLAMFMFQDGMLDRHEFLTWVLECFEKIRPGEDELLKLLLPLLLRYSGEFVQSAYLSRRLAYFCTRRLALQLDGVSSHSSHVISAQSTSSLPTTPAPQPPTSSTPSTPFSDLLMCPQHRPLVFGLSCILQTILLCCPSALVWHYSLTDSRIKTGSPLDHLPIAPSNLPMPEGNSAFTQQVRAKLREIEQQIKERGQAVEVRWSFDKCQEATAGFTIGRVLHTLEVLDSHSFERSDFSNSLDSLCNRIFGLGPSKDGHEISSDDDAVVSLLCEWAVSCKRSGRHRAMVVAKLLEKRQAEIEAERCGESEAADEKGSIASGSLSAPSAPIFQDVLLQFLDTQAPMLTDPRSESERVEFFNLVLLFCELIRHDVFSHNMYTCTLISRGDLAFGAPGPRPPSPFDDPADDPEHKEAEGSSSSKLEDPGLSESMDIDPSSSVLFEDMEKPDFSLFSPTMPCEGKGSPSPEKPDVEKEVKPPPKEKIEGTLGVLYDQPRHVQYATHFPIPQEESCSHECNQRLVVLFGVGKQRDDARHAIKKITKDILKVLNRKGTAETDQLAPIVPLNPGDLTFLGGEDGQKRRRNRPEAFPTAEDIFAKFQHLSHYDQHQVTAQVSRNVLEQITSFALGMSYHLPLVQHVQFIFDLMEYSLSISGLIDFAIQLLNELSVVEAELLLKSSDLVGSYTTSLCLCIVAVLRHYHACLILNQDQMAQVFEGLCGVVKHGMNRSDGSSAERCILAYLYDLYTSCSHLKNKFGELFSDFCSKVKNTIYCNVEPSESNMRWAPEFMIDTLENPAAHTFTYTGLGKSLSENPANRYSFVCNALMHVCVGHHDPDRVNDIAILCAELTGYCKSLSAEWLGVLKALCCSSNNGTCGFNDLLCNVDVSDLSFHDSLATFVAILIARQCLLLEDLIRCAAIPSLLNAACSEQDSEPGARLTCRILLHLFKTPQLNPCQSDGNKPTVGIRSSCDRHLLAASQNRIVDGAVFAVLKAVFVLGDAELKGSGFTVTGGTEELPEEEGGGGSGGRRQGGRNISVETASLDVYAKYVLRSICQQEWVGERCLKSLCEDSNDLQDPVLSSAQAQRLMQLICYPHRLLDNEDGENPQRQRIKRILQNLDQWTMRQSSLELQLMIKQTPNNEMNSLLENIAKATIEVFQQSAETGSSSGSTASNMPSSSKTKPVLSSLERSGVWLVAPLIAKLPTSVQGHVLKAAGEELEKGQHLGSSSRKERDRQKQKSMSLLSQQPFLSLVLTCLKGQDEQREGLLTSLYSQVHQIVNNWRDDQYLDDCKPKQLMHEALKLRLNLVGGMFDTVQRSTQQTTEWAMLLLEIIISGTVDMQSNNELFTTVLDMLSVLINGTLAADMSSISQGSMEENKRAYMNLAKKLQKELGERQSDSLEKVRQLLPLPKQTRDVITCEPQGSLIDTKGNKIAGFDSIFKKEGLQVSTKQKISPWDLFEGLKPSAPLSWGWFGTVRVDRRVARGEEQQRLLLYHTHLRPRPRAYYLEPLPLPPEDEEPPAPTLLEPEKKAPEPPKTDKPGAAPPSTEERKKKSTKGKKRSQPAAKTEDYGMGPGRSGPYGVTVPPDLLHHPNPGSITHLNYRQGSIGLYTQNQPLPAGGPRVDPYRPVRLPMQKLPTRPTYPGVLPTTMTGVMGLEPSSYKTSVYRQQQPAVPQGQRLRQQLQSQGMLGQSSVHQMTPSSSYGLQTSQGYTPYVSHVGLQQHTGPAGTMVPPSYSSQPYQSTHPSTNPTLVDPTRHLQQRPSGYVHQQAPTYGHGLTSTQRFSHQTLQQTPMISTMTPMSAQGVQAGVRSTAILPEQQQQQQQQQQQQQQQQQQQQQQQQQQYHIRQQQQQQILRQQQQQQQQQQQQQQQQQQQQQQQQQQHQQQQQQQAAPPQPQPQSQPQFQRQGLQQTQQQQQTAALVRQLQQQLSNTQPQPSTNIFGRY, via the exons ATGGCGGCCTTCGGGATCTTGAGCTACGAACACCGGCCCCTGAAGCGGCCGCGGCTGGGGCCTCCCGATGTTTACCCTCAGGACCCCAAACAGAAGGAG GATGAACTGACGGCCTTGAATGTAAAACAAGGTTTCAATAACCAGCCTGCTGTCTCTGGGGATGAACATGGCAGTGCCAAGAACGTCAGCTTCAATCCTGCCAAG ATCAGTTCCAACTTCAGCAGCATTATTGCAGAGAAGTTACGTTGTAATACCCTCCCTGACACTGGTCGCAGGAAGCCCCAAGTGAACCAGAAGGACAACTTCTGGCTGGTGACTGCACGATCCCAGAGTGCCATTAATACTTGGTTCACTGACTTGGCTGGCACCAAGCCACTCACGCAACTAGCCAAAAAG GTCCCCATTTTCAGTAAGAAGGAAGAAGTGTTTGGGTACTTAGCCAAATACACAGTGCCTGTGATGCGGGCTGCCTGGCTCATTAAGATGACCTGTGCCTACTATGCAGCAATCTCTGAGACCAAGGTTAAGAAGAGACATGTTGACCCTTTCATGG AATGGACTCAGATCATCACCAAGTACTTATGGGAGCAGTTACAGAAGATGGCTGAATACTACCGGCCAGGGCCTGCAGGAAGTGGGGGCTGTGGTTCCACGATAGGGCCCTTGCCCCATGATGTAGAGGTGGCAATCCGGCAGTGGGATTACACTGAGAAGCTGGCCATGTTCATGTTTCAG GATGGAATGCTGGACAGACATGAGTTCCTGACCTGGGTGCTTGAGTGTTTTGAGAAGATCCGCCCCGGAGAAGATGAATTGCTTAAACTGCTCCTGCCCCTGCTTCTCCGA TACTCTGGGGAATTTGTTCAGTCTGCGTACCTGTCCCGCCGCCTTGCCTACTTTTGTACACGGAGACTGGCCCTGCAGCTAGATGGTGTGAGCAGTCACTCATCTCATGTTATATCTGCTCAGTCAACAAGCTCGCTACCCACCACCCCTGCTCCTCAGCCCCCAACTAGCAGCACCCCCTCGACTCCCTTTAGTGACCTGCTTATGTGCCCTCAGCACCGGCCCCTGGTTTTTGGCCTCAGCTGTATCCTACAG ACCATCCTCCTGTGTTGTCCTAGTGCCTTGGTTTGGCACTACTCACTGACTGATAGCAGAATTAAGACCGGCTCACCACTTGACCACTTGCCTATTGCCCCCTCCAACCTGCCCATGCCAGAGGGTAACAGTGCCTTCACTCAGCAG GTCCGTGCAAAGTTGCGGGAGATCGAGCAGCAGATCAAGGAGCGGGGACAGGCAGTTGAAGTTCGCTGGTCTTTCGATAAATGCCAGGAAGCTACTGCAG GCTTCACCATTGGACGGGTGCTTCATACTTTGGAAGTGCTGGACAGCCATAGTTTTGAGCGCTCTGACTTCAGCAACTCTCTTGACTCACTTTGTAACCGAATCTTTGGATTGGGGCCTAGCAAGGATGGGCATGAG ATCTCCTCAGATGATGATGCTGTGGTGTCATTGCTATGTGAATGGGCTGTCAGCTGCAAGCGTTCTGGTCGGCATCGTGCTATGGTGGTAGCCAAGCTCCTGGAGAAGAGACAGGCGGAGATTGAGGCTGAG CGTTGTGGAGAATCAGAAGCCGCAGATGAGAAGGGTTCCATCGCCTCTGGCTCCCTTTCTGCTCCTAGTGCTCCCATTTTCCAGGATGTCCTCCTGCAGTTTCTGGATACACAGGCTCCCATGCTGA CGGACCCCCGAAGTGAGAGTGAGCGGGTGGAATTCTTTAACTTAGTACTGCTGTTCTGTGAACTGATTCGACATGATGttttctcccacaacatgtaTACTTGCACTCTCATCTCCCGAGGGGACCTTGCCTTTGGAGCCCCTGGTCCCCGGCCTCCCTCTCCCTTTGATGATCCTGCCGATGACCCAGAGCACAAGGAGGCtgaaggcagcagcagcagcaagctGGAG GATCCAGGGCTTTCAGAATCTATGGACATTGACCCTAGTTCCAGTGTGCTCTTTGAGGACATGGAGAAGCCTGATTTCTCA TTGTTCTCCCCTACTATGCCCTGTGAGGGGAAGGGCAGTCCATCCCCGGAGAAGCCAGATGTCGAGAAGGAGGTGAAGCCCCCACCCAAGGAGAAGATCGAAGGGACCCTTGGGGTTCTTTATGACCAGCCACGACACGTGCAGTATGCCACCCACTTTCCCATCCCCCAG GAGGAGTCATGCAGCCATGAGTGCAACCAGCGGTTGGTCGTACTGTTTGGGGTGGGAAAGCAGCGAGATGATGCCCGCCATGCCATCAAGAAAATCACCAAGGATATCCTGAAGGTTCTGAACCGCAAAGGGACAGCAGAAACTG ACCAGCTTGCTCCTATTGTGCCTCTGAATCCTGGAGACCTGACATTCTTAG GTGGGGAGGATGGGCAGAAGCGGCGACGCAACCGGCCTGAAGCCTTCCCCACTGCTGAAGATATCTTTGCTAAGTTCCAGCACCTTTCACATTATGACCAACACCAGGTCACGGCTCAG GTCTCCCGGAATGTTCTGGAGCAGATCACGAGCTTTGCCCTTGGCATGTCATACCACTTGCCTCTGGTGCAGCATGTGCAGTTCATCTTCGACCTCATGGAATATTCACTCAGCATCAGTGGCCTCATCGACTTTGCCATTCAG CTGCTGAATGAACTGAGTGTAGTTGAGGCTGAGCTGCTTCTCAAATCCTCGGATCTGGTGGGCAGCTACACTACTAGCCTGTGCCTGTGCATCGTGGCTGTCCTGCGGCACTATCATGCCTGCCTCATCCTCAACCAGGACCAGATGGCACAGGTCTTTGAGGG GCTGTGTGGTGTTGTGAAGCATGGGATGAACCGGTCCGATGGCTCCTCTGCAGAGCGCTGTATCCTTGCTTATCTCTATGATCTGTACACCTCCTGTAGCCatttaaagaacaaatttggGGAGCTCTTCAG CGACTTTTGCTCAAAGGTGAAGAACACCATCTACTGCAACGTGGAGCCATCGGAATCAAATATGCGCTGGGCACCTGAGTTCATGATTGACACTCTAGAGAACCCTGCAGCTCACACCTTCACCTACACAGGGCTAGGCAAGAGTCTTAGTGAGAACCCTGCTAACCGCTACAGCTTTGTCTGCAATGCCCTTATGCACGTCTGTGTGGGGCACCATGATCCCGATAG GGTGAATGACATCGCAATCCTGTGTGCAGAGCTGACCGGCTATTGCAAGTCACTGAGTGCAGAATGGCTAGGAGTGCTTAAGGCCTTGTGCTGCTCCTCTAACAATGGCACTTGTGGTTTCAACGACCTCCTCTGCAATGTAGAT GTCAGTGACCTGTCTTTTCATGACTCGTTGGCTACTTTTGTTGCCATCCTCATCGCTCGGCAGTGTTTGCTCCTGGAAGATCTGATTCGCTGTGCTGCCATCCCTTCACTCCTTAATGCTG CTTGTAGTGAACAGGACTCTGAGCCAGGGGCCCGGCTTACCTGCCGCATCCTCCTTCACCTTTTCAAGACACCGCAGCTCAATCCTTGCCAGTCTGATGGAA ACAAGCCTACAGTAGGAATCCGCTCCTCCTGTGACCGCCACCTGCTGGCTGCCTCCCAGAACCGCATCGTGGATGGAGCTGTGTTTGCTGTTCTCAAGGCTGTGTTTGTACTTG GGGATGCAGAACTGAAAGGTTCAGGCTTCACTGTGACAGGAGGAACAGAAGAACTtccagaggaggagggaggaggtggcagtGGTGGTCGGAGGCAGGGTGGCCGCAACATCTCTGTGGAGACAGCCAGTCTGGATGTCTATGCCAAGTACGTGCTGCGCAGCATCTGCCAACAG GAATGGGTAGGAGAACGTTGCCTTAAGTCGCTGTGTGAGGACAGCAATGACTTGCAAGACCCAGTGTTGAGTAGTGCCCAGGCGCAGCGCCTCATGCAGCTCATCTGCTACCCACATCGACTGCTGGACAATGAGGATGGGGAAAACCCCCAGCGGCAGCGCATAAAGCGCATTCTCCAG AACTTGGACCAGTGGACCATGCGCCAGTCTTCCCTGGAGCTGCAGCTCATGATCAAGCAGACCCCTAACAAT GAGATGAACTCCCTCTTGGAGAACATTGCCAAGGCCACAATCGAGGTTTTCCAACAGTCAGCAGAGACAGGGTCATCTTCTGGAAGTACTGCAAGCAACATGCCCAGCAGCAGCAAGACCAAGCCTGTGCTCAG CTCTCTAGAGCGCTCTGGTGTATGGCTGGTGGCCCCCCTCATTGCTAAACTGCCCACCTCAGTCCAGGGACATGTGTTAAAGGCTGCTGGGGAGGAATTGGAGAAGGGTCAGCACCTGGGTTCCTCTTCACGCAAAGAACGTGATCGACAAAAGCAGAAGAG CATGTCCCTGTTGAGCCAGCAGCCCTTCTTATCACTGGTACTAACATGTCTGAAAGGGCAGGATGAACAACGCGAGGGACTCCTTACCTCCCTCTACAGCCAGGTGCACCAG ATTGTGAATAATTGGCGAGATGACCAGTACTTAGATGATTGCAAACCAAAGCAGCTTATGCATGAGGCACTCAAACTGCGGCTCAACCTG GTTGGGGGCATGTTTGACACGGTGCAGCGCAGCACCCAGCAGACCACGGAGTGGGCCATGCTCCTCCTGGAGATCATCATCAGCGGCACTGTCGACATGCAGTCCAACAA TGAGCTCTTCACTACTGTGTTGGACATGCTGAGCGTGCTCATCAATGGGACATTGGCTGCAGACATGTCTAGCATCTCCCAAGGTAGCATGGAGGAAAACAAGCGTGCATACATGAACCTGGCAAAGAAGCTGCAG AAGGAGTTGGGGGAACGCCAGTCAGACAGTCTGGAAAAGGTTCGCCAGCTGCTGCCACTGCCCAAGCAGACCCGAGATGTCATCACGTGTGAGCCACAGGGCTCCCTTATTGATACCAAGGGCAACAAGATTGCTGGCTTCGATTCCATCTTCAAGAAGGAG GGTCTACAGGTTTCCACCAAACAGAAGATCTCGCCCTGGGATCTTTTTGAGGGGTTGAAGCCGTCAGCACCGCTGTCTTGGGGCTGGTTTGGAACAGTGCGGGTGGACCGGCGAGTGGCTCGAGGAGAGGAGCAGCAGCGGTTGCTGCTCTACCACACACACCTGAGGCCCCGGCCCCGCGCCTATTACCTGgagccactgccactgccccCAGAAGATGAGGAGCCCCCTGCTCCTACCCTGCTAGAGCCTGAGAAAAAGGCTCCAGAGCCCCCCAAAACTGACAAACCGGGGGCTGCTCCACCCAGTACTGAGGAACGCAAGAAGAAGTCCACCAAGGGCAAGAAACGCAGCCAGCCAGCTGCCAAGACAGAG GACTATGGAATGGGCCCGGGTCGGAGCGGCCCTTATGGTGTGACAGTGCCTCCAGACCTCCTGCACCACCCAAACCCTGGTTCCATAACCCACCTTAATTACAGGCAAGGCTCCATAGGCCTGTACACCCAGAACCAGCCACTACCTGCAG GTGGCCCTCGTGTGGACCCATACCGCCCTGTGCGCTTACCAATGCAGAAGCTGCCCACCCGACCGACTTACCCTGGAGTGCTGCCCACAACCATGACTGGCGTCATGGGCCTAGAACCCTCCTCTTATAAGACCTCTGTGTACCGGCAGCAGCAACCTGCGGTGCCCCAAGGACAGCGCCTTCGCCAACAGCTCCAG AGTCAGGGCATGTTGGGACAGTCATCTGTCCATCAGATGACTCCCAGCTCTTCCTACGGTTTGCAGACTTCCCAG ggCTATACTCCTTATGTTTCTCATGTGGGATTGCAGCAACACACAGGCCCTGCAGGTACCATGGTGCCCCCCAGCTACTCCAGCCAGCCTTACCAGAGCACCCACCCTTCTACCAATCCTACTCTTGTAGATCCTACCCGCCACCTGCAACAGCGGCCCAGTGGCTATGTGCACCAGCAGGCCCCCACCTATGGACATGGACTGACCTCCACTCAAAG GTTTTCACACCAGACACTGCAGCAGACACCCATGATAAGTACCATGACTCCAATGAGTGCCCAGGGCGTCCAGGCAGGCGTCCGCTCAACAGCCATCCTACCtgagcagcaacagcagcagcaacagcagcaacagcaacagcagcagcagcagcaacagcaacagcaacagcagcagcagcagtaccACAtccggcagcagcagcagcagcagatcCTGCGG cagcagcagcagcagcagcagcagcagcagcagcaacagcaacagcagcagcagcagcagcaacagcaacaacagcagcaccagcagcaacagcagcaacaggcggctcctccccaaccccagccccagtCCCAGCCCCAG TTCCAGCGCCAGGGGCTTCAGCAGACCCAGCAGCAGCAACAGACAGCAGCTTTGGTCCGGCAACTTCAACAACAGCTCTCCA